Proteins from one Chroococcidiopsis sp. CCMEE 29 genomic window:
- a CDS encoding sucrase ferredoxin, giving the protein MNLQRKNQVGKLSKSDNFSKKLGLSNCYSKQEFHVPDITQAAPLVKDYLAGNPLNVAPVEGPTRDILVCTHGSHDKCCAKYGNPFYRQALATVSDLSLSQVRVWQASHIGGHRFAPTAIDFPEGRYYGYLDSASFASILTQTGNIHGLKNVYRGWGILPFPVQFLERDLIWQHGWDWFKYKVTGQIVEQNDSETFYRVELTFETPQRERHTYKADVMADESKTIYLKGSCNSEKESQVTQYIVENLVRI; this is encoded by the coding sequence ATTAATTTACAACGAAAAAATCAAGTAGGAAAACTATCTAAAAGTGATAATTTTTCAAAAAAATTAGGTCTTTCAAATTGTTACAGCAAGCAGGAATTTCATGTTCCAGATATCACCCAAGCTGCTCCTTTAGTAAAAGACTATTTGGCAGGTAATCCGCTAAATGTTGCGCCTGTAGAAGGTCCAACTCGAGATATTTTAGTGTGTACTCATGGCAGTCACGACAAATGCTGCGCCAAATATGGTAATCCTTTTTATCGCCAAGCTTTAGCTACTGTTTCTGACTTGTCTTTGAGCCAAGTTCGGGTTTGGCAAGCAAGCCATATTGGTGGTCATCGCTTTGCACCTACTGCTATCGACTTTCCCGAAGGCAGATATTATGGTTATCTCGATTCAGCCTCATTTGCCTCAATTTTGACGCAGACGGGTAATATTCATGGCTTGAAAAACGTCTATCGCGGCTGGGGAATTTTACCTTTTCCAGTACAATTCTTAGAAAGAGACCTAATTTGGCAACATGGCTGGGATTGGTTTAAATACAAAGTTACTGGTCAGATTGTTGAGCAGAATGATTCAGAAACTTTTTATCGGGTTGAACTAACTTTTGAAACACCCCAGAGAGAGCGGCACACCTATAAAGCTGATGTCATGGCAGATGAAAGCAAGACAATTTATTTAAAGGGTTCATGTAACAGTGAAAAAGAATCACAGGTTACTCAATACATAGT